The following DNA comes from Bos indicus isolate NIAB-ARS_2022 breed Sahiwal x Tharparkar chromosome 3, NIAB-ARS_B.indTharparkar_mat_pri_1.0, whole genome shotgun sequence.
CAGTTCTGCACATTATGACACTGGCTTCTGAGGAATCCATCACACATGCTACCTCCCTGGAACCAAGATGTTTCAATTCTTCAGTATATCAGTTTCTTTCTTGGTTACCCACTGGCACTGGTATGCTGATAAACACCAGTTTTATCTCCCCAGGGGGGAAAACGATATATTGTGTTTGCCCATCTCTGTGTGGGCGGATATCCCCACCATGGTTGATTTCAGATTACCAATGTGATGTCACTGAACAGTGCAGTTGGGTATAGATGCTCAGCTGCACACCATTCTGTGGCATTTCCACTATACAAACACAatagatatcaataacctcaggggCACAGACAATAGTAAAAGGTTACGCAGTGATgagttttgattattttttacctatgttttaaatatactttaattgtaggtttatataatatatatttaatttgggcttccctggtagcttagctggtaaagaatccaccagcaatgtgggagacctgggtttgatccctgggttgggaagattccctggagaagagcattgcaacccactccagtattcttgcctggagaatcccatggacagaggagcctggcaggcttgcaTGATGGCTGCCTTTAACAACCAgctcacaaaattcctgaaaaggtAACAATCCGCTCTCATGGGCTGGTCCAATCTGGTACAGCACACCACAGGTACTCTGGGGACCCCTGGGTAGAACTAAACAAATCAGCCACCTGCCTGGTCCTGCCACCATGAAGACCTTTCTTAGTTCTAGACTAAGAGACCATGCTCTCTCCAGATAGTAGAATCAGTGTTCCTTCTAAACAGGCGATCCTGGGGGTCCGATGGGGGCCAGGCCTAGGGCAGCAGAACTTTAGCTGCTTTACTGGCTAGTTCCATCTGCTCTCAAGGCTGTCATCCCTGCCAAGTCCAGATGGTGCTGTTGGACTCTCAGAGTTCCCTACACAGttcacccccctcccccagccttctGACTCCCCTCAGCCTCTGTTTGACAGATTTAATTCAAATCCCTGGCATCTCCTCCTTCCATTTGATGCAAAGCCAGTAAACCGAATACAGGAAGGGCCAAAGAAGCCAGGTGCTAAATCATCCAAGGTCACGCTGCTTCTCTGCTCTCCAGCCTCCCAGTTGTCTGTGGCAGCCTTTCCTCTAGGATTTTTCTAAGCCAGATACACCCTCTATATCTCACACTAGAGCATCACAGAGTCTCAGGGATAGATGGGACCTTTCAGTCATTAAGCCTGAACCACAGCACGCTTGAGCAGCCACCAGCCCTGTGCCCTCCCTCCCCTGCATCTCTTTTCCCAGCTGTAAAGCTGCTGTCTGCCAGCTTTTATCCCTTGGCACTGAGCCATGATCACAAGCGGGAGCTGTTTGTGATTGCTGACAGTGAAGGAAGCAAGAAGAGGAAAACTGCTGAAAGCCAGATCTGTGGTTAAGAGCTTCACATTCAAGACTGTTTATCTACCATATTTACAGGTGACGATGCAAAGGTTAAGCAAGATTAAGTGGCTTTCCTGAGGTCATATAAGCCATAAGTTAtcaagccaggatttgaacctgggtaaCTCAAACAAGCACCATTTACATCCATCTGTGTTGGCTTCCCAAAAGCATGATGACCCTGACAGCTAAGGGTGATTATGGTGGTTGTCATGCCTGGCTAGGGTAGTGGGAATGATCAGTGTATCACCCTAAGGGACAGCATTTGAGTTCCTCTTGAGGAGGGAGTGATCTTTGTTCAGGAAGATGCCTCTAATAAGCCACCCATGGTTGAAAGTGAAATCTTGAAGGTAGGGGTGTTGGCaggaatcaaattttaaaaaatcaaataaaaaaaggaatgactCTGCTGCCATCcatgaaaacataaatgaatttgGTTGGTCCCAAgaacggcttcccaggtggcgctagttgtaaagaaccttcctgccaatgcagaagatgtaagagatgtgggttctatccctgggttgggaagattccctggaagaaggaatggcaacccactccagtattcttgcctggagaatctcatggacgggggagcctaatgggctacggtccatagcatcacaaagagtcggacacgactgaagcgacctagaaAGGAGACAGATATTATGTGGGGTGGAAGGTGAGTGGATTCTTCTGTAGGATATCAAATGAGTGTTTTATGAATGGGGGCTCCATGTCTACATTGCTGTAAAGGCTCCCATTTCCTCCCACATCACCGAAACACACACAGGAACCCACGCCcatgctgactcatttgaaatttgGTGTGCGTGGAAGTAGGGGTGAGAACTGAGCACGTCTCAGCTGAGGCAGTGCAGAGATGAGACACCACTGCCGCTTAAATGAGGAAGCAGAAGTCTGGAGTCAGCAGTGACTGCCCAAGATGTAAGTCCCTTAGAAATCACGGAGTTCCAAAGGCCCAGTCAGCAGACTTCTCTGGATCTCAAGGAGCAGGGTGTCCTCAGCTGACACATGGGCTACAGCAGGCAAGAATCTCTCCTAGTGGCTGGTTGTAAGGGGGATGTCTGTGGACCTGTGAGTGGAAGGAAACCTTTGACTTTGCAGCTGGTTGCAACTAACATGTTTATTGATCAGGATTCCCCCTCAGGTATGCCTGATGGGAGAAGCTTGGGGCCTTTATGCCCTTGGCATCCATGGGGGGTGGCACTAAGGCCTCTGGAAATCCAAGACATTCTGCAGTGAGGGAACATGAATCAAACTGGGGCCAAGGAAGCCTTCAGTCAGCTTGGCAGGGGCCTTCTCTCACATCCTACCACTGATGGGGTAAGATGGGGCTATATGCTCTTGGCTGGTCGAAAGCACAGGTGATAAGCCAGCATGCACCTGGAAATCTCATATACACCTCTGCAGCTCTTACCTGAAAGTCACATCCAGGAGCCGAATCCTTCACACCATGTTGATCCAGAGCAGAGGCTCAGCAGAAGGGGGATGGGTACAGGTTGGCTCCAGGATGGCAGAAAATATTGAGTGCCATGGAAGAACAGAGACACCCCTGGCAGTATGCCAAACCAGTGGggaaccagactgcctgggtcCCAACCTTGCTGCTGACCAGCTAAGTGAACATGGTCTCTAGGATTCAGATTTCCATCTATGGAATAAGACTGAACTGGTTCCAAAGTCCTGCTCTTCTGTGGCCTCAAATCTGGCTCGGTGGGTGACCTTAGTTTCACCTCCGAGCCCCAGTGAATATGAAATGACAGAGCAAGGCTTCCCAATAAGGTTGGGGTGCCAGCACAAGGTTTGGGACCATGCCACAGGTCAGTGTGGGAACtgcacctggagaaggaagtggaaatgCTTGAAGGGACAAGGTTTTCAAACTCAGCTGTGTGTTGCAGAAGGGCGGGCTGCAGTGTAGCCATAGACTTGGAAAGAAAATGCAATGCAGTTTTAAGAAAGGATTAAGACAACATACTCCTGAACTGGGTGGTCTTCTGGGTGACAACATTTTAAGCCACAGTCTGAGCTGGAGTTTCAGAAGCAGCCATAACCAGCCCCAggttttctattaatattagGCTACAGCAGCAGGTCTAGGAACGCTAACTGCAGGGACAGTGACAAGACGGCTGCTGTCAGGGCTCTTTCCAAAACATCAGCATAAAATAACAGCAGATAGAAGCCTGCTCACCTTCGGGTACAAAAGAAGTATTAGACCATTTTGCTGACTTTGGACTCACGCTCTGACATGGTTCTATGATCGCCTGCACGTGGCTTTCTTGGTCTTTCACTTCCAGGAGGGTCAGCTCTTACCTGAGTGATTGAAGCTAGCTGCTTCAATCTTCCTCTGATTTACATTAAGAGTGTTCTCAAGACCAGCCTTCATCAGGACTTAAAAAAGGGAtgtgtcccagtgcaccagtgggttcaggatggggaacgcgggtatacctgtagcggattcatttcgatatttggcaaaactaatacaatattgtaaagtttaaaaataaaataaaattttaaaaaaaaggaaaaaaaaaaaagggatgtgTCTCTCCTACTTCTGCCAAGGTAGATGGGAATCCATGTATCTCATTTTCTTTACACAGAATAGTTTCTAATCTAACAAGTAGGTTAGATCCCTGCCTCTAATCAACGCATATTCATGATTCTTTCATTCAAACTCACCAAAgagccatttcttccttttcccactAGAATTTCAGATGATCCCAACTTACCACTTCCACCAAAATGTCACAAAACTATTCCAgacctttctccttctctttcttcctcatcctctccccttcttcctcatCCCTTCCCCAGTGGTCATGGAATCCCCTTTGAGTTGCGGACACTGAGTCTGCAATTGTGACACTAATGGCTTATAATCCATTTACATTGTTGACCAGACCCTCAAGACCTAAAGCCCCAAATCCACCTTCGAGGGGGGATACCCATACCCCTCAGCAATCAGACAAACAGCATGAAGACATTTTTCCCAAGTGCAGAATCATATATATTCTGAGTGACTGAGCTATTGGCATTCAAGTTTTGACCAGTTTCAAGATGCTACTACCAGATAATGGGAAAACTGTATACAGACACCGCAATTTATGTTACATAAGGAAGACTGTTAGTTGATATAGCAGTCAAGAGTTTCAGGTTATATACGATACATCCAGAAGGCTGAATACATTACTCCTTTCAGGTCCTAAGACCTCTGAGAAGCTGCATCCATTTTCAGCCCCCCCACCACTGTTTAGTGTGCTAAAGCCAAGAATTTATGGTCTCTTTCCTTAACTCCTCCCAGAGGAGGGGTGATAGGAAACTGTTAAAAACCAGATGCTATAGGCATCTCTCTACCACCACCCATATAATGCAGTCTCATTAATTAACTCACTTCAACCTCAAAGCACACCGCCCTCAAGAGGTAAATAAAATAGGCATATCCCCTATCAGAAGAATGGAAAAATCGAGGTCAGAGTCAACTTGATTGTATAGGGTTATCAGCTGTTGAAGGGGAGAATCAGAATGAGGAGTTGGCTCTGTGCCCCATGTTCCCTCCAGCAGGCCCTGTGGGCAGCTGTGACGAGGTCGACCCAGCCATCTGGCTGAGGCTCACAGGGCCCACAGCCAGAGTGGGAAATCCTGGAGCAAGGCTACGACCCAGCTGTGCCCCAGCTTTCTCTGCTTCTAGACAGGGCTGGGTTCCGAGCAATGATGCCAATGACTACAGATGTCACTGGCAGCTGGAAAACAGGCCCCTCTTGACAACTCTGGAAGCATCCTCTAGCTGCTCTGCTCAGGATGGGGCCCACTATCATCCCCTTAGTTAAAATGGAGAGACTGAGCTTACACTAAACTGTGGGAAGGGGTGGATGCAGCTTCCAGAAGGTCGTCACTTGGTTCAAAGGTTTACATAGAAAGCATCTGGCCAATTCCAACGAGAACAGACCTAGAACCATTCTGCTAAACCCACCCTGAGTGGTAAAGATAAGGTACATGTCTTAACCTATACTAAAGGTGAAGGATTATCATTTTTCAACTGTACGGACACATGACTGGAGTCACAGCTCAGTGGCATGCACCTTATTTGACTGTATTTAAACTACTACTGTGCAGGGCGACATCTCCAGTTTTCAGTTGTACAACTGTTACTTAGTGAGATCTGATTTTAGCCACAGTTATTTTCAAAGCCAGTTTCTATTTAAATGTGTTGTGAAAGAAAACGGACTAGTTTGACTTGACACACATTTTACATTACAGAAGAAGTTCAGGAATTCATACACCCAAATGGGTGTTGCTGCCTTCAAACTAGTCACCTTGGGAAGATGTGTGGTTAGTCGAGGGAAGCTGGCCTTACTCAGAACATTTCTAGAACCCTCCTTGGAGCCATCCACCTGTACGCTTCCTTAATGTTGTTGGTGTTTGTCCTTTAAGGGTAGATTTCTTTTTTGAGGAAGGATTTAACAGCCAAAGAGCATTAGAAGATAAGTCTAAGAAAATGACTGATGGAGCCTGGGATAACCTCTGGGGAGGAGTGATGTAAAAAATGAGGTCTGACTATAAGGTGGTGAGGCCTCTTTTCTTGCATGGCTTCAGAGATAATTCCAAACAGGAAGTCTATGTGGTCTTGGCACATGGAACATTGCAGCTCAAGAGTAAGGTCTTCCAAGGAAGTAAGTATGAACAGGGTGACTCTTGAGTGCCTATGTTCTAGTTTATTTGGTTAAAAAGGTAGCCGTGTTCATTTCTGTCATACTTCATACGAGCAGAAATGGAAAACTCCATCTCTGTGATTTCTCCCAAGGGAAGGGTCATCCTCTCTGCTAGAAGAGCTAAAATGGAAAGTACTTGGTGTCATGTCAACATTATCTACTTCCCTTCACCATCCCCCCATAAGATGTGCAATGAGTTATCCTTGATACCTGAGTCTCCCCAGTGTGGAAAAGTGAGTAAAGACAGGTCTCTGGAACCTGGGTAAGACTAGTATGTCAATGGGACTGGAGTGTGTTTCCAATGGCTCTATCTACCCAACAGGCCCACAACACCAACTCGTATGAGAAAATCTCCTATAGCTAAGTACACAAAGTTTCAGCAGAGGAAGGGGGAATGATTATTTTTCAGTAGCTCTCTAGGATTAAAAACCCACTGGCTTCTGATGTCAAGTGCACAGGAGCCCACTGAAAAGAAGTCCGTGGTGTTCTAGTGCACGCTGAAGGAAGGAAGTGTGTGGCCACTAGCTCACTGAAATGCATTTCCAGCTGAGGCCAAAGGCAGCAAAGGTGCAAGGGGCTGCTGGGGCTGGCGGTAGTTGAAGCAGGGTCTATATGCTTGGCAGTTTGTAGGAAGCTCCAGTTACAGAGCAGGATGTCTGCCAACCACTGACGTCAAAGGACGCTCAATCTCACTTTCTACAAAGTGCTTCATTGAAGATGCTAATGAGGAAGCTCCCTTTGAAACACCATATCCTGAGTGTCAGAGAAATATGGTCAAGACGGTGATTGATGGGGAGCAGAGACCGATTCTTTAACAGCACTGGGACTGTGTATTCTCTGagcatctcacacacacacacaggcgcgcgcgcacacacacacacacacactcttaatgAAGAGCACACAACTGCAGTCACATTCCACCTCTTCTGCACGTGCCTCTGTCGGGTGGTTGCTCTTTTGTACAGTATCTCCAGAAGCAGTTCCAACTTAATGGGCTCCACTGCTAAAAGccaaagcacagcacagagtcaGTGCCCCAAGTCAGCCGTAACATCCAAGTGCTCGCGGCAGACATCGGTCTCAAATCAATCAGTCGGGATGTTGTTCTCGGTGAGGGTTTTTATATTAGTGTTTCTAAAAACCACAAAGCTAGGCCATTTGCTTAAATCATCATTAGAAAGAATGCCGAGTGCCCAGATGGGATTTCTAGTTTCTGTGCAAATGAAATCACACTAGTCCAGATTTTATTCGCTCAAAACTACTAGGGAAGCAGTAGGATTTGGTTTCAGTGCTGCCAAAAAGCAGGAATTCACTTAAGTTTTAATTCTGAAGCAATCCTGGTGTTAATGTTGTAGCTGGGGTCAGGCAGCATGGGGGCCGGGGCCCCCGCTGTGCTGGCTGAGGAAGCCCGGATCTCTCCCAGTTCAGGCTCACTCTCGCTGGAGGTAGACCCGCTGTTGATGGCATAGACGCTCTCTGCAACTCCCTGAGCTGAAGCACAGCCATCTGGCTCTTTCTTCTCCCTGGGGCTAGCCAAGCCTGGGAGGACGGCCATCTTCCCGGTCTGCCTGTTGGGCAGCAAGGACATGGTGTAGTCTGCAATGATCCCGCCCACGTCTAAGTTGCATGCCTGGTCGAAGGCTAGGAAGCCCACGTTGGCATTTGCCTCACACACCACGAAGGAGCCATCGTCCATGATGAGAAGATCGATGCCACAGAAGTCCATGCCCAGGATGTTAGACACCTGGATAGCCAGCTGCTTGCCTTGTTCCGTCAGCGGGCACATGACGCCCACGCCACCTGTGGGGAAACCACAGTGATGTGACGGTGACACTGTGGCCGAGCAGGACCCTACGGGGCTTCCCAGAATGGACCCTCACCCATGCTCTCCgcttgccttttgtctgtagaaaaaccttagtcaaagaataaatttaatcagagaagtgggaacatgcagaaagaaaggaaaacagtccagcaagacaaaataataatactttagccattaaacaaagcaAGGACTTTAGCTTTCcctcaaggactatagataatattctgagccatgtcctttgagctgttttgcaaatGCTGAAACCCTCACCAGATTGAAGAAGTTAACTATATGCTGTCCACCccagcatgtagaccccagaccagtaggaaccagaaggttgatgatgctgagtCCCCATTATCTCATCACTGATCAAtaagaagaatgtccatgagctgatcatgctCAGCTCCCTGAATACTATGAGACTCCTCACTACCCCCTCCAGGCTGGGACACACAGTCCTGtgggcattagcccactgtggccccttttgcctggcaaagcaataaagctatttcttttggtgctgtgctgtgctgagttgctcagttgtgtctgactctttgcaaccctatggactatagcccaccaggctcctctgtccatagcgtgctccagacaagaatactggaggggttgccatgccctcctccagggaatcctctcctgcattgcaggaggattctttaccatctgatccaccagggaaagtccaagaatactggagtgggtagcctacctgtttcccaggggaacttcctgacccaggaatcaaaccagggtctcctgcattgcaggtggatctttaccaactgagttacctgtagaatttctatttctcccaaaactctgtctccgaGATTTAATCCGGTCCCAGCGTACAGAGGCCAAATTTTGGCAACAATACCAGACACCAACTGACCTTTCAAAGGTCTCAAATGACCTTTCAAAGGAAGGGGGGTATGCTGGCGAGAGGCAGCGAAATGGGCATTTTTATCACTCACAAAAGGTCTGCATGGAAATCAGGACACTCTTTGAGAGAGCAATATGAAAGCAATACTCttttttagagtttaaaaaaatgtttatattctctGACCTAGTCATCACACCATGAAGGGAATAACCTTATATAATAGGGAAAAAAGCTTTAAGCACAAATATGCTGACGGCACAATTATTCAAAATACTGGAAAATCAAAATACTGGTATACAGTAGTCATTTGATATTTGTtgatgagtaaataaaatattatcatctAAGTAGCTCACAACAGAAGAAAGGAGCATAGTTTACAAGCATTACTAAAAATGATGGTGAGTTTGAGATCACATGGGAAAATATTCACACTTAAAAGGTATAAAGGCTGTGCAGCATGACCATGATTatgcaaaaaaaaccccaaaacccacTGTCAGAAACAAGAccaccaaaatgttaacagtggttgTCTCTAGATGGTGGGATTAattgataaacatcttttttcaTTTGACTCTGCCATATTTCCTAACTTTTCTACATTGAGGATGCATTAGAAGAAACTAGAAGAAACAAAGTTAACTTATTGTTTTCTGAGAGAGGCTTGTGAGACAAAAATCCCATACCAAGATAGAATCTACTTACTCGTACTTGTTAAAAAGCTAAGACCTCAGATTTAATTGTCTCCCTTTAGTCTTCCTGCAAAGATAACACTTGGGACTTCCTTCGTAGTCCAGtaggataagaatccgcctgccaattcagggggcacaggttagatccctggtccaggaagatctcacgtgcctcagggcaactaaactGAAGCTGGCACTCTAGAGCCcgtcctctgcaacaagagaagccactgcatcgAGACGCCTGCGCACTGTGAGGAGGAGGAGcgcccactcaccacaaccagacaAAGCCCGTGCAAAGCAACcgagacccagcagagccacacCAAATAAATCAAGTGGttagaaaaaatgacaaaaacgCAACGCTTGCATTCTCATAAACTGATGACTTAAACCTTAACTCTGCCTCTCCACCACTTACTACATTGTATGAGGAAAAGGTTTTAAGCAGCTTTAAAACAGTTCATCAAAAAAAAAGCGCAATATGGATAAATTACAAAGCTGTGTATTTTCCAGTTAAAGAATGAATTCTGTGAAAGACAAACTGATAATACATAAGGTTTGACACTGCGGCAAGACACAGGAGTGTCATGAAcactaaatgagataatgtactaGGTACAGTGTCAACCTCAGCCTAGCACTTGCTTCTTTCACAGCACTTCAGTCACTGTATCTTACGATGACCTGTTCGTACGTCTTCTTCTTTACTGGACTATAAACTTCCTGAGGGCAAGGACTCTCATTAATCCTTACACTATCAGCAACTACCCTGGAGCCCACTCTGGGAGACCGCTCAACCACACTCCAGCTGAAGGACTGGATTCGTGTTTCGGCCTCTTCATTAGTCACCAGACTTGATACACTCATCTGGTGATTTGGGAAATAACAACTAGGTATTTTTTCACAATACCAACAAATTCCACTCATGACAATAGTTGACAATAGCTTTCTGTAACGAACATAAGAATCTCCATGCCCTTGGGACCATCTCCATTCACCACAAGAGAACACAAGCCTTATCAAAATGTTAATGGGATGGGGTTATGCATTTGACCCAAACAAACTTCAGCTTTCCAATAACatcaaatatagaagaaaaacacaattaaagaaaaaaaaaaaaagaaatacaatgtcAATTATCAATGCAAGGTAAAAGCATATGCTCTGTCTCCTGCCATTACCTTGGTTTacttctcactttcttttttttgtttttggccataccacactGCTCGAGggagttcccagaccagggattgaactcatgccctcagcagtgaaagtgcagagtctgagccactggaacCCCAAGGAGTACCCCCACCGCCTTAGTTTTAGACTTTCCTTACTTCTGGCCTGAGCTGTTGTCGCAGTTTCCAAACTCagctcccctgcctccctcctacGCTTTCAATCCATCCTCTTTCCAGACGTCAGTTTTTCTCAAACACCAGCCCTCCCGTCACTCCCTTGTGTAATGGGGACTGCCAGGTCCTAACGCCTATGACATAGGGTTCACATCGCAGTGTCCTGACATTCCCTGGTTTGACCTCCGTCACAGCCCGTATATCCACCTGTCCCCCACCTGGACTGCTTACTGCTAAGGGAAAAGGCTTGCTTCTAATTCCTCTCTGTGATCCTGGCACCTCGCAGAGGGTCTGACCAGATAGGAGGGATCAAGACACGTGGACTGGGTGCAAACATcctgagatggtgaaggacagggaagcctggcacgctgcagtccacggggtcacagacaggtggactgagcaactgaacaacaaaaacatcctGATGAAAAGCCCTGGTGGCTTCCCCCTGACCAAAGTCCCACTCTGAGCGTCAGTGCCTCACCGAGAGAGCAGTTGCTCTGCATCCGTCCATCTGTGGAGCAGCGAAGCATGGAGCCTATCACCTGGCCGCCGACCACCACCACCCGGATATCTTTTCCGTGGGACTCCTTCACGTACTTCTGGAACAGGTAGGGCACGTCGTGGCGGATCAGGTGGCAGATGTCTGAGAGGTGGTGTTTATCTCTTGCAAGAAAAACACCTTTTCCTTTAAGAAGAAAGACAAACAGCAAAAAAAGGAGTTAGACACGCCTCTGAGCACGGTCCTTGCCATCCCACCTCCCGGTCCAGAGTCAACCATTCTTTCCCAAcctgcctcactctggccccttCAACTTCTCTGAGTTGACTCTTGTGTCTTCTCAAATGGccatcaaattttattttccctggGTTTTACTCACCTCCCTCTCTGTTCACAatgttttttttccaaaatgaaatcaaaatgtatcccagaaacacacagaagaggccaaaataaaatcttaagaaTCTAGTTAATTCGGTTCCAAAACTGGAAGATGCTGATCTGTCAGAGTCCATGCCTCACTCACTTTTGTTTAAATCCCCCAAACTTACTGTGTCAATCAATGTTTATGGAACATAATTAACTGAACATACTTTAGAGAAATTCCCAGTTGAGATGGAGAGAGACCATGAAAGATAACGACACAGCCTGATATGGCATTAGGAGAGGTCAGTGCTGAATACTATGGGAGTTCAAGAAGTAGCCACTGCCAGATGTCCTGAACTTTCAAACATAAGAAATGTATTATTTGGCTATATCCATTTCATTCTAAAAGGAATGACCCATACTTCTACTGATGTCTGGGGAAAGCATTCCTACTTGAttccaaattctttattttctgcctgaATCACTTACGCTTTTGAATTACTTGACATCTGCCTTTCCATTTGCACATTAGCTAACAGATCTGAGCAGGGGGGCCTGAAGGGTTTCCCCTACAAATCTGACATGAACATACTATACCCTGAACCTTG
Coding sequences within:
- the RIMKLA gene encoding N-acetylaspartylglutamate synthase A — protein: MCSQLWFLTDRRIREDYPQVQILRALRQRCSEQDVRFRAVLMDQIAVTIVGGNLGLQLNQKALTTFPDVVLVRVPTPSVQSDSDITVLRHLEKLGCRLVNRPQSILNCINKFWTFQELAGHGVPMPDTFSYGGHEDFSKMIDEAEPLGYPVVVKSTRGHRGKGVFLARDKHHLSDICHLIRHDVPYLFQKYVKESHGKDIRVVVVGGQVIGSMLRCSTDGRMQSNCSLGGVGVMCPLTEQGKQLAIQVSNILGMDFCGIDLLIMDDGSFVVCEANANVGFLAFDQACNLDVGGIIADYTMSLLPNRQTGKMAVLPGLASPREKKEPDGCASAQGVAESVYAINSGSTSSESEPELGEIRASSASTAGAPAPMLPDPSYNINTRIASELKLK